A segment of the Candidatus Methylarchaceae archaeon HK02M2 genome:
GTACCAGTATCCTCTCAGCTCTTTCACCAATGCCCTTCCCCGAAAGTTTTATGCCTAAAGACTCTCCTCTTGCTCTTGTGTAGCTCACAAGTAGAGAAATAGACAAGGCAACAATAACGATCAAAGCATCTATAAATCCGCCCAATAGAATCCCGATAAAAACAAAAAATTCTCCCAAGCGATCAAAAGTAGAGTCTATAAATGCTCCTCTTGAAGAGACTAAGTTTGTAGCTCTTGCAACAGAACCATCTACTATATCTGCAAAGCCAGATGTCAGTAAAAATAGTCCACCATAAAAACCATCAAGAAAGAAGATTCCTGAGTAAGCCAAACATGAGAAAAAGGCGATTATGAGACCAAGGGATGACCAGAAGAGTGGAGGTAAACCGATCCTAGCTAGGTGTATGCCGAGCCTTTCGACCAAGGGCTCAAAAATCTTCCTAAACTTGTTAAGCAAAGCTTTACCTTATTTCTTATTACTTAGATATATAGTCTATCAGTTTATGCTTTGAAATCAACCGAAAGAATAATAATCTTTGGCGAATTCAGAGTCAAGCCTATATCTAAGTATTCTATTATAAAATACGGGTAAACTTGGGCAAAGTTCAAAAAGGTGTCATATGC
Coding sequences within it:
- a CDS encoding CDP-alcohol phosphatidyltransferase family protein gives rise to the protein MLNKFRKIFEPLVERLGIHLARIGLPPLFWSSLGLIIAFFSCLAYSGIFFLDGFYGGLFLLTSGFADIVDGSVARATNLVSSRGAFIDSTFDRLGEFFVFIGILLGGFIDALIVIVALSISLLVSYTRARGESLGIKLSGKGIGERAERILVLSIASMLGYVNYGVIIVLVLALITFLQRVALVLRAL